The window CACAAACTTTgttgataaataaacaattacaaaGTTATCATATATCGGTATTGGAAaccttcaaaattatatactactAGCTTTTGCCTGCGACTCCGTCCGCGTGATCTTCAGAGTGGTTCTCTGCTACTACGGCCACTGAACCCGAACTGTACTTCATGGTTTCGGGTTCGtgataatagtaaaaaaacacTACGTCATTGAATCCGAACCGTACTTCATACTTCCATCCATGAGGTTTTGGGATCGGGGTAAAAGGTAGCTTATGTCTTTCGAAAGGGTTCCGTCTATCACTATAtcaattcatcaaaatcggttaggCGTGAAaacgtaacagacagacaaaattattttcgcatttataatattactaggCATTTGGACAAAAACATATCTTTCTACGTTAACATGAAAATccactttattaatttattatccaTACAAACattgataacattaaaaacatgttatgttttgttattaataggTAGGTACACAGGTTATAACAAAATGGAGGaggaaataaatagttttttgcatgtagtcacatttattttcgatatttattacatttatgctGGATGGCATACATAACTATAACATCTTCAGTAAcacacaatttaaatattaatgcaatatacattactttatatataattaagttttaattataataataaatctagttaatatttacataagtgAAATTATTCTAAGTATTAATTACAGTCACTTATCTAGagactaataaaattaaccatAGTAGTCCACGAGATATGGAATTTAGCttctaagaaaaattaaaagttgatTCAATCTTTACAAAACTAATCTGATAAGATTATATTGATGAAatcactaataaaatttttatatttacatatttttttagaatgttGACTAATGCAAGATAGGAATAGTGTTGCTATAAAGTCTTGAAACAATTTCTTTAAGGACACCGACTGACATAAAATtctgttgttaaaaaaatatacgacaaattttaataaacatcacTTCAATcgacacaaataataaaaatgactgTATTGacaaatacttttcttttttgaagttatgacaatgaacaaataaaagtatgaatttatatcgttaattaaaaaatgctttaattatatcaataataggTTTGAAGTTAGACATTACAAATTAAGGTTTAAATATCGATTGATAGGTTGTAATTTATGCTGCCagcaaaaatactttaaaaatgaaagaacGCTTGCATTTTGTGCATTCCTCAATAAAAGCTTGATTATTCACAATTAGCTGGAAATCCAAAGTCTAGCAATGTCttcatgaattatattatatttatctattgtATGTTTTATCCAGACATCACCCTCACATCTTCTCTAGTTAAAAGATCAAAGAAACCACCGCAAGTTTCAGTgcaattacaataattacttATCTAGCAATCAGAATATTGTTGGAAAAAATAcgcaaataacataaaatcttACTCATAACCTAATCGATCTTGACAGTTGCATAAATTTTTCTCACAAAGAAGCTTGTACCGATATAACCAACAGTACCACAGATTATTCCCAAAGTTAAACTGAAGAGTGCCATATAACCAAAATAGAAGGTTGTTTGAAACAAGCCATACATCTTTGTTTTGAACAAGAAGTAATAGAATGAATACAGGTACACATATAATGCAGTACTTCCAGCCGACAAGAAACTTGTCCACTGCCAGCGGTAATCCTCGGCATTCAACAGGAAATAGGTGCATACAATTGTAACACACACAGTTACAATCATCAGAATCAGAAAAACGAGCAACATGAATCCATAGACATAATAAATCTTGTAAGCCCAGAATGAAGTGAAGATGAAATACATTTCGATAAATATCGACCCAAAAGGTAAAATACCACCCATGATAATGATAATGAATGGTTCCATAAACCATTTCTTCTCAGGGATTGGTCTTGGTACGGCATTAATGCGACACGGATAGTCAGGTTGTCCCGCCAGATTACGTCCAAGAACTGTACCAACCAAGGTTAACGGTAAGATCACAAACGTGCAAATAGACATAACAGCAATCATACTGCCGAAAGGTATAGCTCTAGATGCATGATAATACATTGCAATAAAGTTAATGAAGAATGCTGTACCACAAACCAGCACAGGCAACAGGAAGGCAgataataacatttgtttGATCCAGAGTCTTCCACCCATTCTAGCGTACAAGGAACCGCCAAAATATCCATTGACTGGTGATGTCGCTGCGTAAATGAATATTGTTGTTGATAGGAGGGATCCCCTTTCTGTATACAGCTCAccaaatatagtaaaaataataacagctaGCGTAACAACAGTAAGCTGATGTCCAGCACCTATCAGAGCTGAGAATAATGCCAGATGTGGTACAGGCCTAAAGACATCACCATGAACCTGCTTCCAACCATATTCATCTCCCAAATCTTTCTCCAAGTCATCAAGATCATCATCTTTGGAGTATCGGGCATAATCCTTACGAAGTGTTCTCATAAGGATCATGGATACAAGACCTACCAAGAAAATAACCATCATGAAACTGTTGAAGATGCTAAACCAATGAATCCTGTGTTGAAAAAAATTCGGATCCAgatatttatcaaaacgatCTTCAAACTTAATATCTCTCTTCTTCCAGTTCACTTCATAAGTGAAAGGAATTTTTGCATTAGGCactaatttttctttattttccgCTGTAAGGTTAACTTCAACAATTCGATTTCCATTGTAACCAATGTCGAATTTCTTGTGGGTCCAAATGTAATAATTGTCACCATCAATTTCTCCGACAATTCCCCAAATTGGAAGATCGTCTACGTACATTTGGTACCAGTAGTGGTTTTTCACGGCATAGACAAGTGCTTTATATGACTGCTCATCAAGTTCAATGGCACAAAATTGTTGTGCTGGAACATTTTCTTTGAATGTGATGTCCAATCCACTTAACTCCAACTCGACTCCCTGAAGAGCTTCCGATAAAGTCTCATGGTAATGACCTATTGTAACTTTAGTACCAGCACAAAAAGGCAGTGAAAAGTATGCATACGTCTCTTGGCGATTATGGTACGGACCCACCGTATTCATCCACAACACCACCTGCTCTCTGTCTTTGTAGGTATGGGTATGTTCATCTCCGTTAGCAATATGCCACAGAaggaataaaatgtataggactttcattttaagttaataattttaataaataaaacgataaacATAACACGTAAGTGAAAAGCCGACGTCAGACATTTGTACAAATGTTGCCAAACAGCAATACCCGAgttgaaagtaaattatttcaattttaattcaaaatttataattcagtattataagaaattcttAACTCATTGATTATACGTTATATTGAACGTAataggatttattttaaatattaaatagtacatactttttccttttattattgttaagacTATGTACGATTCTAGTGTCAACTGTCGATCGTTATTATCATTCTTTTTGAAGTGGACTCCAGACACTGTCATTTGTCTAGTAGACAGCTGTTGTCACTGATTGTTATGTTTATCTCCTAAGTCTCAACGTGATTATTTataggttataaaaatacttctttGTTATATAGTAACATGGACATTGACAATGACCTACCGAGTTGTATTCAGGCTAGATTTAAGTCAGATACCGGTGAAGAAACTGGTAACCCATTAGATCTACcattaaatataacgaaaGATCAACTCTCACTCATATGTAATGCTCTTTTGAAAgaggtaaatatattttaacagtaagtttttaatattagacaAAGTAGATCATAACAATTAACATTGCAGGAAGATAAACCCTTcctattttttgtaaaagatgTGGAAATAACATCTACTCTTCAAGATGCACTAGATGT of the Danaus plexippus chromosome 13 unlocalized genomic scaffold, MEX_DaPlex mxdp_15, whole genome shotgun sequence genome contains:
- the LOC116770208 gene encoding transmembrane 9 superfamily member 3, producing the protein MKVLYILFLLWHIANGDEHTHTYKDREQVVLWMNTVGPYHNRQETYAYFSLPFCAGTKVTIGHYHETLSEALQGVELELSGLDITFKENVPAQQFCAIELDEQSYKALVYAVKNHYWYQMYVDDLPIWGIVGEIDGDNYYIWTHKKFDIGYNGNRIVEVNLTAENKEKLVPNAKIPFTYEVNWKKRDIKFEDRFDKYLDPNFFQHRIHWFSIFNSFMMVIFLVGLVSMILMRTLRKDYARYSKDDDLDDLEKDLGDEYGWKQVHGDVFRPVPHLALFSALIGAGHQLTVVTLAVIIFTIFGELYTERGSLLSTTIFIYAATSPVNGYFGGSLYARMGGRLWIKQMLLSAFLLPVLVCGTAFFINFIAMYYHASRAIPFGSMIAVMSICTFVILPLTLVGTVLGRNLAGQPDYPCRINAVPRPIPEKKWFMEPFIIIIMGGILPFGSIFIEMYFIFTSFWAYKIYYVYGFMLLVFLILMIVTVCVTIVCTYFLLNAEDYRWQWTSFLSAGSTALYVYLYSFYYFLFKTKMYGLFQTTFYFGYMALFSLTLGIICGTVGYIGTSFFVRKIYATVKID